From a single Cyclobacterium marinum DSM 745 genomic region:
- a CDS encoding LacI family DNA-binding transcriptional regulator, translated as MDKEITIYDIAKEVGLSPTTVSRALSNHPRVKENTKEKILTAAKKMGYQSNIFASSLRKKRSKSIGVIIPKLNSPFQSSVMAGMEEIATQAGYNLVISQSTESLEKEITNATTMFNSRVDGLLVSKAGTTDDIEHFSPFFKKHIPVLFFDRVPENNNCTGVVINNTQAIYDATSHLIKEGCKRIVHVLGNLKINVYADRLKGYKYALLDHGIVFEEKNVINSDLGEESGDRIVEQILTLNPKPDGLLVSNDACAASCLMALKRKNIRIPEDIAIVGFNNDLISRMVEPNLSTINYPSYHMGEVAMKNLINHLDDEDHEILQKTNTITLRHELIIRGSSKR; from the coding sequence ATGGATAAAGAAATAACGATTTACGACATTGCCAAAGAAGTTGGATTGTCCCCTACCACTGTGAGTAGGGCTCTCAGTAACCACCCTAGAGTCAAAGAAAACACGAAGGAGAAAATTCTTACTGCCGCAAAAAAAATGGGATATCAATCCAATATTTTCGCATCCAGTCTTCGTAAAAAAAGGTCAAAAAGTATAGGCGTAATTATTCCCAAATTAAATAGTCCATTCCAATCATCAGTAATGGCAGGAATGGAAGAAATAGCAACTCAGGCAGGGTATAACTTGGTGATCAGTCAATCCACCGAGTCTTTGGAAAAAGAAATCACCAACGCTACAACGATGTTTAACAGCAGAGTAGATGGCCTTTTGGTATCAAAAGCAGGAACTACTGATGATATCGAACATTTCTCTCCGTTTTTTAAAAAGCATATTCCTGTCTTATTTTTTGATAGGGTGCCCGAAAACAATAACTGTACCGGAGTAGTGATCAACAATACCCAAGCCATTTATGACGCAACCAGTCATTTAATAAAAGAAGGCTGTAAGCGAATTGTCCATGTATTAGGCAACCTAAAAATAAATGTTTATGCCGACCGATTAAAAGGATACAAATATGCACTTTTAGATCACGGTATTGTGTTTGAAGAAAAAAACGTAATCAACAGTGACTTGGGAGAAGAGTCAGGTGATAGGATTGTCGAACAAATACTTACATTAAACCCAAAACCGGATGGTCTTCTCGTGTCAAATGATGCATGTGCAGCCAGTTGCCTAATGGCTTTGAAAAGGAAGAATATTAGAATCCCTGAGGATATCGCTATTGTTGGTTTCAACAATGACCTAATATCTAGAATGGTAGAGCCCAACCTTAGCACAATTAACTATCCAAGCTACCACATGGGCGAAGTAGCCATGAAAAACCTAATCAACCACCTGGATGATGAGGACCATGAAATCCTTCAAAAAACCAATACCATTACCCTTAGGCATGAATTAATAATCCGTGGCTCTTCAAAAAGGTAA
- a CDS encoding alpha/beta hydrolase family protein — protein MRFSFILVFLLLFQNLTAQESKRSLSHQDYDDWESIGDKQISNDGNWVTIEISLQDGDGRLELIKEGSNKNKVSFPRLTNASFSSNSEWLIGLIKPEKDSLRQLKLQKLKKDDFPKDSLFLLELKSGEKVKIPEINGVKLPKEEKGWYAYHQTIKVELDSSANNKESKEEKTFDLKVHEFGTERAYNFSEVLDYGFSDNGERLFVVRKELDSVATSKSVTILDLETGDTSKPIENFTSYKFPVFSFKGDQFAILASKTVLEEELKMYQLLIVDDQGNLKVLKEVPNVPAHNISEHYSPSFSESGKYLVFGWQPLPKDYPYLEDTTILKEERVEIDIWGWQDAEIQPMQIKNLKDKEKESKLAVYHMETDEIVDLGESNSSQVHFNRFKRGDWAIKRDNSPYRRNYSWDIQSGEDLSKINLKTGEVELLKENLIGSPRVSPAGNYVYWYNAPDSSWRAIDLESKMEIKLTAEIDDLFYNQLHDSPALPGSYGNAGWTTADEYFLVYGQYHIWKVDPLQTQKAQNLTKGGAEKVHMIYRFVNLDTKKDYFEVNEEMVLRGGDQNTKSSGYFLGDWKGVNLPKKLVFGDANYSGLKVSKDKSHFIYQKSTFKNSPNVYYTNAAFRKHEQLSEINTQQSSIKWGDVELVDFLSNDGDEMKGLLFKPENFDPQKKYPMMVYFYERRSDALHHYYSPVPSASIINIPYFVSNDYLVFVPDIKYKIGLPGPSAYDCIVPGVQAMIAKGFVDKENIGIQGQSWGGYQVAYVITRTNLFKAAGAGAPVVNMTSAYGGIRWGSGMSRMFQYEQTQSRIGGTLWEKPSHYIENSPLFFTDRVKTPTLIMHNDQDGAVPWYQGIEFFMALKRNNVPSWLLVYNGEDHNLKERKNKKDLSIRLSQFFDHYLKGAKAPLWMTEGIPAIEKGKTLKYELSEE, from the coding sequence TTGAGATTCTCCTTTATCCTTGTTTTCCTTTTATTATTTCAAAATTTAACTGCTCAAGAAAGTAAACGCTCGCTGAGTCATCAAGACTACGATGATTGGGAGTCCATTGGTGATAAGCAAATATCAAATGATGGAAATTGGGTCACAATTGAAATTTCTTTACAAGATGGAGATGGAAGGCTTGAACTAATAAAGGAAGGTTCTAATAAAAATAAAGTGTCCTTCCCCCGACTTACTAATGCTTCTTTTTCTTCCAATAGTGAGTGGTTGATCGGGCTGATCAAGCCGGAAAAGGACAGCCTACGGCAACTTAAACTGCAAAAATTAAAGAAAGATGATTTTCCAAAGGATAGCTTATTTCTACTTGAGCTAAAGAGTGGTGAAAAAGTAAAAATTCCTGAAATCAATGGTGTTAAATTACCTAAGGAAGAAAAAGGATGGTATGCTTACCATCAAACCATTAAAGTAGAGCTAGATTCAAGTGCCAATAATAAAGAATCCAAAGAAGAAAAAACTTTTGATTTAAAGGTTCATGAATTTGGGACTGAAAGGGCTTATAACTTTAGTGAAGTATTGGATTATGGTTTTTCTGACAATGGTGAGCGCCTGTTTGTGGTAAGAAAAGAACTAGACTCAGTAGCCACCTCAAAATCTGTGACCATTCTTGATTTAGAAACCGGTGATACATCAAAACCCATTGAAAATTTTACTTCATATAAATTCCCTGTTTTTTCATTCAAAGGGGATCAATTTGCCATTTTGGCTAGTAAAACTGTTCTGGAGGAAGAGTTAAAAATGTATCAATTGTTAATAGTGGATGACCAGGGTAACCTGAAAGTTTTAAAGGAGGTTCCCAATGTGCCTGCCCATAACATAAGTGAACACTACTCTCCTTCATTCTCAGAATCAGGCAAATACTTGGTATTTGGATGGCAACCTTTGCCAAAAGATTATCCTTATTTAGAAGATACTACCATTCTGAAGGAAGAAAGGGTAGAAATTGATATTTGGGGCTGGCAAGATGCTGAGATTCAGCCCATGCAAATAAAGAATCTAAAGGATAAAGAAAAAGAAAGCAAGCTAGCAGTTTACCATATGGAAACTGATGAAATCGTTGATCTCGGTGAGTCTAATAGTTCTCAAGTACATTTCAATAGATTTAAAAGGGGAGACTGGGCCATCAAACGTGACAATAGCCCTTACAGGAGGAATTACAGTTGGGACATTCAATCCGGAGAAGACCTTAGTAAGATTAATTTAAAAACCGGAGAGGTCGAATTATTAAAGGAAAATTTAATTGGAAGTCCAAGGGTTTCACCTGCAGGTAATTATGTTTATTGGTACAATGCTCCGGACAGTTCTTGGAGGGCAATAGATTTGGAAAGTAAGATGGAAATTAAACTTACCGCAGAGATTGATGATTTATTTTACAATCAATTGCACGACAGTCCGGCTTTACCAGGAAGTTATGGGAATGCTGGTTGGACCACAGCAGATGAGTATTTTCTAGTTTATGGCCAGTACCACATATGGAAAGTGGATCCATTGCAGACGCAAAAAGCTCAAAATCTTACAAAGGGTGGAGCTGAAAAGGTTCACATGATCTATCGATTTGTAAATTTAGATACTAAAAAAGACTATTTCGAGGTAAATGAAGAAATGGTGCTGAGGGGGGGGGATCAAAACACTAAAAGTAGCGGTTATTTCCTAGGAGACTGGAAAGGAGTAAATTTACCTAAGAAATTGGTTTTTGGAGATGCCAACTATAGTGGATTGAAAGTTTCGAAAGACAAAAGTCATTTCATCTACCAAAAGTCTACCTTTAAAAATAGCCCTAATGTATATTATACGAATGCTGCCTTCCGAAAACATGAACAACTAAGTGAAATAAATACGCAACAGAGTAGTATTAAATGGGGGGATGTAGAATTGGTTGACTTTCTGTCAAATGATGGAGATGAGATGAAAGGCTTACTATTTAAACCTGAAAATTTTGATCCTCAAAAGAAATACCCCATGATGGTATATTTTTATGAGCGTAGATCCGATGCTTTACACCATTATTATTCTCCGGTACCATCAGCCTCCATAATTAATATTCCTTATTTTGTAAGCAATGACTATTTGGTTTTTGTTCCGGATATAAAGTACAAAATAGGGTTGCCTGGACCAAGTGCATACGACTGTATTGTTCCGGGAGTTCAAGCAATGATTGCAAAAGGATTTGTTGACAAAGAGAATATAGGCATACAAGGACAAAGTTGGGGTGGATATCAAGTGGCTTATGTAATTACTCGGACCAATCTGTTTAAAGCCGCAGGAGCAGGAGCGCCTGTCGTCAATATGACCTCAGCTTACGGTGGGATTCGCTGGGGATCGGGGATGAGTAGAATGTTTCAATATGAGCAAACACAGTCAAGGATAGGGGGGACATTGTGGGAAAAACCGTCTCATTATATTGAAAATTCGCCTTTATTTTTTACAGATCGAGTAAAAACACCAACCTTAATCATGCATAACGATCAAGATGGAGCGGTTCCCTGGTATCAAGGAATTGAGTTTTTTATGGCCTTAAAAAGAAATAATGTCCCTTCATGGTTATTGGTTTACAATGGCGAGGATCATAACCTTAAAGAAAGAAAAAATAAAAAGGACTTGAGTATCCGCTTGTCACAGTTTTTTGATCACTACCTGAAAGGAGCAAAAGCTCCTTTATGGATGACCGAAGGGATTCCGGCCATTGAAAAAGGCAAAACTTTAAAATATGAATTAAGTGAGGAATAG
- a CDS encoding Lrp/AsnC ligand binding domain-containing protein, translated as MDKILDIDNVDLKIISLLNKDAKTPYTEIAKKVFVSSGTVHVRMRKLEDLGVVKSATLNIDYSKLGYDISAFLGIYLEKSSLYDTVIEKLKDISEVINAYYTTGNYSIFAKIICKDTNHLRDVLNKIQLVEGIDRTETLIVLEESINRPIHLITDKK; from the coding sequence ATGGACAAAATTTTAGATATTGACAATGTAGACCTGAAAATTATTTCACTACTTAACAAAGATGCTAAAACCCCATATACCGAGATCGCAAAAAAGGTTTTCGTTTCTTCCGGAACTGTTCATGTAAGAATGAGAAAGTTGGAAGACCTTGGTGTCGTAAAGAGTGCAACTTTGAACATTGACTATTCTAAACTAGGTTACGATATTTCGGCTTTCCTTGGGATTTATTTAGAAAAAAGCTCCTTATACGATACGGTTATAGAAAAACTAAAAGACATTTCTGAAGTAATTAATGCTTATTATACTACCGGTAATTACAGCATATTCGCCAAAATCATTTGTAAAGACACCAATCATTTAAGAGACGTACTTAACAAAATTCAATTGGTCGAAGGAATTGATAGAACTGAAACCCTCATTGTTCTTGAAGAAAGTATCAATAGGCCTATTCATTTAATAACGGATAAAAAATAA
- the sufB gene encoding Fe-S cluster assembly protein SufB — protein sequence MSKDNEILEELTSKEYEHGWSVDYETDEAPIGLNENIIRWISSKKEEPKWLLDWRLKAFEQWSKMEEPTWANVQYPKVDLQSLRFYSAPKQKSKPKSISEVDPELLKIYERLGISLNEQKRLQGVAVDVVLDSVSVGTTFKETLSKLGVIFCSFSEAVKEHPELVKKYLGSVVPATDNYYAALNAAVFSDGSFCYIPKGVRCPMELSTYFRINAANTGQFERTLIVAEDKSYVSYLEGCTAPQRDENQLHAAVVEIYAAENAEVKYSTVQNWYPGDKEGKGGIYNFVTKRGICAGDNSKISWTQVETGSAVTWKYPSCILKGNNSIGEFYSVAVTNNYQQADTGTKMIHIGKNTRSRIVSKGISAGKSQNSYRGQVQVMKRASNARNFSQCDSLLMGDKCGAHTFPYIDIQNSSAKVEHEATTSKIGEDQIFYCNQRGISSEDAVALIVNGYAKEVLNQLPMEFAVEAQKLLALTLEGSVG from the coding sequence ATGAGCAAGGACAATGAAATCTTAGAAGAATTAACATCCAAAGAATATGAGCATGGCTGGTCAGTTGATTATGAAACTGATGAGGCTCCTATTGGTTTAAATGAAAACATCATTCGATGGATTTCTTCAAAAAAGGAAGAGCCCAAATGGCTCTTGGATTGGCGCCTTAAAGCTTTTGAACAATGGAGTAAGATGGAAGAACCTACTTGGGCAAATGTTCAATACCCTAAAGTAGACCTTCAATCATTAAGGTTTTATTCAGCTCCAAAACAAAAAAGCAAGCCAAAAAGTATCAGTGAAGTAGATCCTGAACTTTTGAAAATATATGAAAGACTTGGTATTTCATTAAATGAACAAAAAAGACTTCAAGGAGTAGCTGTTGATGTGGTGTTGGATTCAGTTTCCGTAGGTACTACTTTTAAAGAGACGCTTTCAAAACTTGGCGTAATCTTTTGTTCATTCAGTGAGGCTGTAAAAGAGCATCCGGAATTGGTTAAAAAATACCTAGGTTCCGTTGTGCCTGCTACTGACAACTATTATGCTGCCTTAAATGCAGCAGTATTTTCAGATGGTTCATTTTGTTATATACCCAAAGGTGTGCGTTGCCCAATGGAGCTGTCCACCTATTTCAGAATCAATGCAGCTAACACAGGTCAATTTGAAAGAACGTTAATTGTTGCAGAAGATAAGTCTTATGTATCCTATTTGGAGGGTTGTACTGCGCCCCAAAGAGACGAAAACCAACTTCATGCAGCGGTGGTAGAAATTTATGCTGCAGAGAATGCAGAGGTGAAATACTCTACAGTTCAAAATTGGTATCCGGGAGACAAAGAAGGAAAAGGTGGCATTTACAATTTTGTTACTAAAAGAGGTATATGTGCCGGCGACAACTCTAAAATATCATGGACTCAAGTTGAAACAGGTTCTGCAGTTACTTGGAAATACCCGTCCTGTATATTAAAGGGAAACAATTCGATAGGAGAATTTTACTCTGTTGCTGTTACGAATAATTACCAACAAGCTGATACAGGCACTAAAATGATTCATATTGGAAAAAATACACGTTCCAGAATCGTTTCAAAAGGAATTTCCGCAGGTAAGTCTCAAAATTCTTACAGGGGTCAGGTGCAGGTTATGAAACGTGCCAGCAACGCACGTAATTTCTCTCAGTGTGACTCACTATTGATGGGCGATAAATGTGGTGCCCATACTTTCCCATATATAGACATTCAAAATTCTTCCGCCAAGGTAGAGCACGAAGCTACTACCTCAAAAATTGGAGAGGATCAAATCTTCTATTGTAACCAAAGAGGAATAAGTTCTGAAGATGCTGTGGCATTGATTGTGAACGGTTATGCAAAAGAAGTACTCAATCAACTTCCAATGGAGTTTGCCGTTGAGGCCCAAAAACTATTGGCCCTTACTTTGGAAGGAAGCGTAGGTTAA
- the sufC gene encoding Fe-S cluster assembly ATPase SufC — MLSIKNLHAAIEGSPILNGINLEIKPGEVHAIMGPNGSGKSTLASVLAGREEYEVTEGSVTFKGKDILELSPEDRAREGVFLAFQYPVEIPGVSSTNFLRTAVNQVREYRGESPLDAVKFLSLMKEKMKLVEIDQKLLSRALNEGFSGGEKKKNEIFQMAMLEPSLSILDETDSGLDIDALKVVANGVNQLKSKDNATIVVTHYQRLLDYIVPDYVHVLYKGKIVKSGTKELALELEAKGYDWIKDELSGATV; from the coding sequence ATGTTATCAATAAAAAATTTACATGCTGCAATAGAAGGCAGCCCAATACTGAATGGTATAAACCTTGAAATCAAACCGGGGGAAGTACATGCCATTATGGGGCCAAATGGTTCTGGAAAATCAACTTTGGCTTCTGTTTTAGCCGGACGTGAAGAATATGAGGTTACCGAAGGTTCTGTAACTTTCAAAGGAAAGGACATATTGGAACTTAGTCCTGAAGACAGGGCTAGAGAAGGAGTGTTTTTAGCATTTCAATACCCTGTAGAAATCCCAGGTGTAAGTTCCACTAATTTCCTTAGAACTGCTGTAAATCAAGTCAGAGAATATAGGGGTGAAAGCCCATTGGATGCAGTAAAATTTCTTTCTTTGATGAAAGAAAAGATGAAATTGGTTGAAATTGATCAGAAGTTATTGAGCAGGGCTTTGAATGAAGGTTTTTCCGGGGGTGAGAAGAAAAAGAATGAAATTTTTCAGATGGCCATGCTGGAACCTTCCCTTTCTATTCTTGATGAAACTGATTCCGGTCTGGATATTGATGCCCTAAAGGTGGTAGCCAATGGAGTCAACCAACTAAAATCAAAGGACAATGCAACGATAGTTGTTACACACTATCAGCGTTTGTTGGATTATATTGTACCGGATTATGTTCATGTATTGTACAAAGGTAAAATTGTAAAATCCGGAACTAAAGAATTGGCCTTAGAACTTGAAGCCAAAGGTTACGACTGGATCAAAGATGAATTATCAGGAGCAACGGTTTAG
- the sufD gene encoding Fe-S cluster assembly protein SufD: protein MTLSTKKDHKLVELFLSKQTDSNDSNPFKDLKTVAKSSLEATGFPTLKEEEYKYTNITKRIIDKIENYSSPQSIDNLAEIIKGNSLINTLDGYRLVRNNGVFDPELSNYKDAGFSVKAFSELDEEQASEIGSIESVDKDAFAALNAYSFESGIRIDIPDGLIVEQPIVLADFVNPDANGQCVQPRTYYHAGKNSQATVIEITVYLNESTVFLNEVAEWNVEDNAHIRHYKLQDGHNAELGVSNSGSEIARDATFTSVLLSLSGEMLRNNLSLNINASNCVGNMYGLYLLNGKTHVDNHTNVDHKMPHSESNELYKGILTDQSRGVFNGKIFVRQDAQKTNAFQQNNNILLSEDATLNTKPQLEIWADDVKCSHGCTTGQLDEEALFYLRARGIGKKSAKSLLLYAFAGEVLDHITNESFKNYCEKIVHERLGGGH, encoded by the coding sequence ATGACATTATCGACAAAGAAAGATCATAAACTGGTAGAATTATTCCTTTCTAAGCAGACGGATTCAAATGATTCAAACCCTTTCAAGGATTTGAAGACTGTTGCGAAATCATCGCTTGAAGCTACCGGTTTTCCTACTTTGAAAGAAGAGGAGTATAAATATACTAATATCACCAAGCGGATCATTGATAAGATAGAAAACTATTCTTCTCCTCAATCAATTGATAACCTTGCTGAAATAATCAAAGGCAATTCATTGATCAACACACTTGATGGGTATAGGCTAGTCAGGAATAATGGAGTATTTGACCCTGAATTATCCAATTATAAAGATGCTGGATTTTCAGTTAAGGCATTTTCTGAATTGGATGAAGAACAAGCGAGTGAAATAGGATCCATCGAATCAGTTGACAAAGACGCTTTCGCTGCATTAAACGCTTATTCCTTTGAGTCCGGGATTCGAATTGACATTCCTGATGGATTAATAGTGGAGCAGCCCATTGTTTTGGCAGACTTTGTCAATCCAGATGCTAACGGCCAATGTGTTCAACCAAGAACCTATTACCATGCAGGCAAAAATAGCCAAGCTACTGTCATCGAAATAACCGTTTATTTGAATGAATCAACTGTCTTTCTTAATGAAGTTGCTGAATGGAATGTAGAAGACAATGCTCATATCAGGCATTATAAACTTCAGGATGGTCACAACGCAGAACTTGGCGTAAGCAATTCCGGGTCGGAAATCGCTCGGGACGCTACCTTCACCTCTGTTTTGTTGAGTTTAAGTGGAGAAATGCTAAGAAATAATCTAAGTCTGAATATCAACGCAAGTAATTGTGTAGGTAATATGTACGGACTTTATTTACTGAATGGAAAAACGCACGTTGACAACCATACTAATGTGGATCATAAAATGCCTCATTCGGAATCAAATGAACTTTACAAAGGCATTTTAACAGACCAATCCAGAGGAGTTTTCAACGGAAAGATATTTGTAAGGCAGGATGCCCAGAAAACAAATGCATTTCAGCAAAACAACAATATATTATTGTCAGAGGATGCGACTTTAAACACCAAGCCGCAACTTGAAATATGGGCAGATGATGTAAAATGTTCTCATGGTTGTACTACGGGCCAATTAGATGAAGAGGCCCTCTTTTACCTTAGAGCAAGGGGAATAGGTAAGAAAAGCGCAAAATCATTGTTGCTTTATGCATTTGCGGGAGAAGTGCTGGACCATATCACCAATGAATCCTTTAAAAATTACTGTGAAAAAATAGTACATGAACGACTTGGAGGCGGCCATTAA
- a CDS encoding cysteine desulfurase has product MNDLEAAIKNNSGILVEDKIREFFPILHQEVNGKPLAYFDNAATTQKPIQVIEALRKYYELDNSNIHRGAHTLASRSTDYFENTRRLVKEFINAPSSEEVIITKGTTESINLVASTFGRKFIAKGDEIIISTLEHHSNIVPWQLLCEEKGAILKVIPIHDTGELDLVAYRQLLSEKTKLVAVVHASNALGTINPIKEMIQQAHKYGAKFLMDGAQSTAHLDIDVQGLDCDFFAFSAHKVYGPTGVGFLYGKRELLEAMPPYQGGGEMIKEVSFEKTTFNDLPYKFEAGTPNIGDVIAFGEAIKFVNNIGKETIRNHENHLLKHAVERSAEIKGFIPIGTAKAKVSVLSFGINNIHPFDVGLMLDASGIAVRTGHHCTQPLMDRLQVEGTVRASFAVYNTIEEIDRLIESLKRISKRKN; this is encoded by the coding sequence ATGAACGACTTGGAGGCGGCCATTAAAAATAACTCAGGAATACTAGTTGAAGATAAGATCAGAGAATTTTTCCCAATACTTCACCAAGAAGTAAATGGAAAACCTTTGGCTTATTTTGACAATGCTGCAACCACGCAAAAGCCCATTCAAGTGATTGAAGCTTTGCGAAAGTACTATGAATTAGACAATTCAAATATACACAGAGGAGCACATACTTTGGCTTCTAGGTCTACAGACTATTTTGAAAACACACGTCGATTAGTCAAGGAATTTATCAATGCTCCTTCTTCTGAAGAAGTAATTATTACCAAGGGAACAACAGAAAGCATCAACTTGGTAGCCAGTACTTTTGGTAGGAAATTTATTGCAAAGGGAGATGAAATTATCATTTCTACCTTGGAGCACCACTCCAATATTGTGCCTTGGCAACTCTTATGTGAAGAAAAAGGTGCAATTTTAAAGGTAATCCCAATTCACGACACTGGTGAGTTGGACTTAGTTGCTTACAGGCAATTGCTTTCTGAAAAAACAAAGCTAGTGGCTGTAGTTCATGCATCCAATGCATTGGGAACTATCAACCCGATCAAAGAAATGATCCAGCAAGCCCATAAATATGGAGCAAAATTTCTTATGGATGGGGCACAAAGTACTGCCCATTTGGACATAGATGTTCAGGGTTTGGATTGCGATTTTTTCGCTTTCTCTGCACACAAAGTTTATGGTCCTACCGGGGTAGGCTTTTTATATGGAAAGCGAGAACTTTTGGAAGCCATGCCTCCTTATCAAGGAGGAGGAGAAATGATCAAAGAGGTCAGCTTTGAAAAAACAACATTCAATGATTTGCCCTATAAATTCGAGGCAGGAACACCTAATATTGGGGATGTAATTGCATTTGGTGAGGCCATAAAATTTGTAAACAATATCGGAAAAGAAACCATTAGGAATCATGAAAATCACCTGTTGAAGCATGCAGTTGAGAGAAGCGCCGAAATAAAAGGCTTTATTCCTATAGGTACGGCTAAAGCAAAAGTTAGTGTTCTAAGTTTTGGAATCAACAATATCCACCCTTTTGATGTGGGCTTAATGTTGGATGCTTCAGGTATAGCTGTTAGAACCGGTCACCATTGCACCCAGCCACTTATGGATAGGTTACAAGTTGAGGGAACTGTCAGGGCTTCCTTTGCTGTTTACAATACCATAGAAGAAATTGATAGGCTAATTGAGAGCTTAAAAAGAATCTCAAAAAGGAAAAATTAA
- a CDS encoding SufE family protein, protein MAEINSIQEEIIGEFEILGDDKESTIYYIMELGDQLPEFPEKDKVEDNIIKGCQSKVWLTSSLEEGKVHFQADSNTDITKGLISLLIRVLSGQPANEIINADLYFIEKIGMGNIIGSQRSNGLTAMIKQMKLFAIAYKAKINA, encoded by the coding sequence ATGGCAGAAATAAACAGTATTCAGGAAGAAATAATTGGTGAATTTGAAATTCTAGGTGATGACAAGGAATCCACAATTTATTACATTATGGAACTTGGAGACCAATTGCCTGAATTTCCTGAAAAAGATAAAGTAGAGGACAATATTATCAAAGGTTGCCAATCAAAGGTTTGGCTAACAAGTAGTTTAGAAGAGGGAAAGGTTCATTTCCAGGCTGACTCCAATACCGATATCACGAAAGGATTAATCAGTCTTTTGATTAGGGTTCTATCAGGCCAACCTGCCAATGAAATAATCAATGCAGACCTATACTTTATTGAAAAGATCGGCATGGGTAATATCATCGGTTCACAGCGTTCCAATGGTCTTACTGCGATGATCAAACAAATGAAATTATTTGCAATAGCTTACAAAGCCAAAATTAATGCATAA
- a CDS encoding DUF59 domain-containing protein — MHNPAMENKEQSTDDQEALKGKVINAIKDVYDPEIPVDVYELGLIYEITVYPVNNVYILMTLTSPNCPAAESIPSEVKESVGNIEGVNNVEVELTFDPPYSQDMMSEVAKLELGFL; from the coding sequence ATGCATAACCCAGCTATGGAAAATAAAGAGCAATCAACGGACGATCAAGAAGCCCTAAAAGGAAAGGTGATCAACGCCATAAAAGATGTTTATGATCCGGAAATCCCTGTAGACGTATATGAGCTCGGCCTTATTTATGAAATTACGGTTTACCCGGTAAACAATGTATATATTTTAATGACCCTTACATCCCCCAATTGCCCAGCAGCTGAATCTATCCCTTCAGAGGTAAAAGAGAGTGTTGGCAATATTGAGGGAGTAAATAATGTGGAAGTAGAACTCACTTTTGACCCACCCTATTCTCAAGACATGATGTCGGAAGTAGCAAAGTTGGAACTGGGATTTTTATAA
- a CDS encoding BrxA/BrxB family bacilliredoxin, which produces MYPEELIAPMRAELTEAGFKEFKSAQDVEDHLSEHKGTTFIVVNSVCGCAAGAARPGVRAALEKASKQPDVLATVFAGNDADAVAKFRELVLPYPPSSPAMALFKDGELVHFIERHHIEGRNAQMIGDHLVEVFEHFC; this is translated from the coding sequence ATGTATCCAGAAGAATTGATTGCACCGATGCGTGCAGAGCTTACAGAAGCAGGTTTTAAGGAATTCAAGTCCGCTCAGGATGTAGAAGATCACCTTAGCGAGCATAAAGGAACTACGTTTATAGTGGTTAATTCAGTGTGTGGATGTGCAGCAGGAGCTGCCCGGCCGGGTGTTAGGGCTGCCTTGGAAAAAGCTTCCAAGCAACCTGATGTTTTGGCCACAGTTTTCGCCGGTAACGATGCAGATGCTGTAGCCAAATTTAGGGAATTGGTACTTCCTTATCCTCCTTCTTCCCCAGCCATGGCATTATTCAAAGATGGAGAGTTGGTTCATTTCATTGAGAGGCATCACATTGAAGGAAGAAATGCCCAAATGATCGGAGATCACTTGGTTGAGGTTTTCGAACATTTTTGTTAA